From the genome of Fibrobacter sp., one region includes:
- the bamD gene encoding outer membrane protein assembly factor BamD produces MNLFQKSAPILCLFAMAIGLGACSSDRGKVSHAEFCKNKYVAAEELFKKQKYGRAQDKLEEILSLCAGTGYMEQSQFLLAESYFNLEEWIEARGEYGSFVLNFPGSPFIETAEFRKAISSFNIEFKVARDESNTTTAMRDFERYLSNYPDSPLRDSVNYYYGLLVERMAEKEFQTARLYYRMDKYQAAVIYLKEFLDTYKVSKRRKDAFKIIVDSYIELDQFEPARDYLTMMRGEFAGDDDMEKIFKKNEKNIASAEKDFEKRMKKDSKKKKEDKEDKEMTN; encoded by the coding sequence ATGAACCTTTTTCAAAAGTCAGCCCCAATACTCTGCCTTTTTGCCATGGCCATCGGGCTTGGCGCGTGTTCCTCGGACCGCGGGAAAGTAAGCCATGCGGAATTCTGCAAGAACAAGTACGTAGCGGCCGAAGAACTATTCAAGAAACAAAAATACGGCAGGGCCCAAGACAAGCTAGAAGAAATCCTCAGCCTCTGTGCGGGCACGGGCTACATGGAACAGAGCCAGTTCCTGCTGGCCGAAAGCTATTTCAACCTGGAAGAATGGATTGAAGCCCGTGGCGAGTACGGTTCCTTTGTCTTGAATTTCCCGGGCTCACCCTTTATCGAGACCGCAGAGTTCCGCAAGGCCATTTCCTCTTTCAACATAGAGTTCAAGGTGGCCCGAGACGAATCTAACACTACCACTGCCATGAGGGACTTTGAGCGCTACCTGTCCAACTACCCTGACTCCCCCCTTAGGGATTCTGTCAACTACTATTACGGGCTACTGGTGGAACGTATGGCCGAAAAGGAATTCCAGACCGCTCGGCTCTATTACCGCATGGACAAGTACCAGGCCGCCGTCATCTACCTCAAGGAATTCTTGGACACCTACAAGGTGAGCAAGCGCCGCAAGGACGCCTTCAAGATTATCGTGGATTCTTACATAGAGCTGGACCAGTTTGAACCCGCTCGCGATTACCTCACCATGATGCGGGGCGAATTCGCGGGTGACGACGACATGGAAAAGATCTTCAAGAAAAACGAAAAGAATATTGCTAGCGCCGAAAAAGATTTCGAAAAGCGCATGAAAAAAGATTCCAAGAAAAAGAAAGAAGACAAAGAAGACAAGGAAATGACAAACTAG